The Jiangella sp. DSM 45060 genome contains the following window.
ACCGCGTCGCCCACGTGCTCGTCGACGACCTCGGCCTGGTGCCCGGCAACCGGGTGCTCATCCGGTCGCCCAACAACCCGTGGACGGTGGCCGCCTGGCTCGGCGTCCTCAAGGCCGGCGGCATCGCCGTCACGACGATGGCCGCGCTCCGCGAGCGCGAGCTGACGCCGATCGTCGAGAAGACCCGGCCGGTCATCGCGCTCGTCGACCACCGCTTCGTCGACGACGTCGTCGCGGTGCGAGCGGCCGCGGCCCCGGACCTGCGCATCGTCGCCTACGGCGGCGACGCCGACGACGACCTCACCAGGAGGGTCGCGACGAAGCCGGCGAGCTTCACCGCCGTCGACACCGCCGCGGACGACGTCGCCCTGCTCGGCCCGACCTCGGGCAGCACGGGGACGCCGAAGATCACGATGCACTTCCACCGCGATGTGCTCTCCATCGACAACACGTTCGGCAAGCACGTGCTGCGGCTGCGGCCCGACGACGTCGTCGCGGCCAGCCCGCCGCTCGGGTTCACCTTCGGCCTCGGCATGCTGGTCGTCTTCACGTTCCGGGCCGGGGCCTGCGCCTTCCTGACCGAGGCGGCGGCGCCGGCCCAGCTGGCCGACCTGATCTCGGCCCACGGGGTCACGGTGCTGGCCACCGCGCCCACCGCCTACCGGCAGATCGTCCGGTGCGGGAAGGGCGACCAGCTGGCCGGCCTGCGGGTCGCCGTCAGCGCCGGCGAGCACCTGCCGAAGTCGACCTGGCAGCAGCTGCACGACGACCACGGCCTCGAGGTCATCGACGGCATCGGCGCGACCGAGCTGCTGCACATCTTCATCTCCGCGGCCGGCGACGACATCCGCCCGGGCGCCACCGGCAAGCCCGTCCCCGGCTTCCGCGCCACCATCCTCGACGCCGACGGCGCGGAGGCCCCGGCGGGCGTCGCGGGCCGGCTGGCCGTCATCGGCCCGGTCGGCTGCCGGTACCTCGACGACCCGCGCCAGGCCGGCTACGTCGTCGGCGGCTGGAACGTCACGGGCGACACGTTCGTGCGCGACGACGACGGCTACTTCTGGTACCGGGCCCGCACCGACGACCTGATCGTGTCGTCGGGCTACAACATCAGCGGTCCCGAGGTCGAGGCCGCGATCGACGCCCACCCCGACGTCGTCGAGTGCGGCGTCGTGGCCGCACCGGACCCCGAGCGCGGCTCGGTCGTCTGCGCGTTCGTCGTGCTGGGCGAAGGGGTGACGGGCGACGACGCGAAGGTGGAGGAGCTGCAGTCGTTCGTCAAGGGCGAGCTGGCCCCGTACAAGTACCCGCGGAAGGTGTTGTTCCTGCCCGCGCTCCCCCGCAACACCAGCGGCAAGCTGCAGCGCTTCAAGCTGCGGCAGCTCCTGGAGACAGAACCGGCATGAGGATCGCGATCGCGGGTGGCGGGCCCGGAGGGCTGTACTTCGCGGCCCTGATGAAGGGCCTCGACCCCGGTCACGACGTGACGGTGTGGGAGCGCAACGCGCCCGACGACACCTTCGGCTTCGGGGTCGTGTTCTCCGACGAGACGCTGGGCGCCATCGAGGGCGCCGACCCCGTCATCCACGACCGCATGGAGCGCGGGTTCGCCCGCTGGACCGACATCGACGTCGAGGTCGACGGCCACGCGTTCACCGTCGGCGGGCAGGGCTTCGCCGCGATGGGCCGCAAGGAGCTGCTGGCGATCCTGCGCGAGCGGGCCGCCGAGCTGGGCGTCACGGTGCACTACCGGACGCCGGCGCCGGGACCGGGCGAGCTGCGGGCGTCGTACGACCTCGTGGTGGCCGCGGACGGGCTCAACTCGACGATCCGCACCAAGTACGCCGACGTCTTCGGGCCGAACCTCGACCGGCGGGCGAACAAGTACATCTGGCTCGGCACCGACCTCGTCTTCGAGGCGTTCCAGTTCTTCGTCAAGCAGACGCCGTGGGGCGTCATGCAGATCCACGGCTACCCCTACTCCGACCAGGGTTCGACGTTCATCGTCGAGATGCACGAGGAGGTGTGGCGCCGGGCCGGCTTCGACGCCACCGAGCACGACGACCTCCCGCCGGGCGCCTCCGACGAGTACGCCGTCGGCCGCATCGCCGAGATCTTCGCGGACGAACTGCGCGGACACCGCGTACTCACCAACAACTCGAAGTGGCTCAATTTCCACACCGTGCGCAACGAGCGCTGGTACGACGGCAACGTCGTGCTGCTCGGCGACGCGGCCCACACGGCGCACTTCTCGATCGGCTCGGGCACGAAGCTGGCCATGGAGGACGCCCTGGCGCTGGCCGCGTGCCTGCACGAGCAGCCCGGCGTCGGCGCGGCGCTGGCGGCGTACCAGGCCGAGCGCAAGCCGGTCGTCGAGTCGACCCAGCGGGCGGCGCAGGCGTCGCTGGAGTGGTTCGAGAACATAGGCATGTACGTCCGCCAGGACCGGGCCCAGTTCGTGTTCAACCTGCTCACGAGGTCGCGCCGCATCACGTTCGGCAACCTCCGGGAACGCGACCCGGAGTTCGCCGCGCGCATGGAGGCCGAGTTCGCGCGGCTCCACTCGGCCCGCTCGGTGGCGCCGGCGATGTTCCAGCCGGTGCGCATCGGCCCGCTGGAGCTGAAGAACCGCGTCGTCGTCTCCCCCATGGACATGTATTGCGCCGAGGACGGCCGGCCGAACGAGTTCCACCTCGTCCACCTGGGCGCGAAGGCGCTCGGCGGCGCCGGACTGGTCATGACCGAGATGGTCTGCGTCTCGCCCGAGGGCCGCATCTCGCCCGGCTGCACAGGCATCTGGACCGACGAGCAGCGCGACGCCTGGCGGCGGGTGACGGACTTCGTCCACACCCGGTCGACCGCCAAGATCGGGCTGCAGCTCGGGCACTCGGGCCGCAAGGGCTCGACCAAGCTGATGTGGGAGGGCATGGACGAGCCGCTCGACGACGGCAACTGGGAGGTCGTCGGCCCGTCGGCGCTGCCGTACGGCGACGGCTGCCACCTGCCGCGCGAGGCGACCCGCGCCGACCTCGACCAGGTCGTGGCCGACTTCGTCGCCGCGGCCGAACGCGGCGTCGCGGCCGGGTTCGACCTGATCGAGCTGCACGCCGCCCACGGCTACCTGCTGAGCTCGTTCCTGTCGCCGGTCGCGAACCGCCGGACCGACGAGTACGGCGGCGCGCTGCCGAACCGGCTGCGCTTCCCGCTCGAGGTGTTCGACGCGGTGCGCCGCGTGGTGCCCGGCGCCATTCCGGTGACGGTCCGCATCTCCGCGACCGACTGGGTGCCCGGCGGCACCACCGAGGAGGACGCCGTCGAGATCGCGCGCGCGTTCGCCGAGCACGGCGCCGCCGCCATCGACGTCTCCACGGGCCAGGTCACCAAGGACGAGAAGCCCGCGTTCGGGCGGTCGTACCAGACGCCGTTCGCCGACCGGATCCGGCACCAGGTCGCCGTCCCCGCGGGCGTCGCCGTCATCGCCGTCGGGGCGATCTCGTCCTACGACGACGTCAACTCGATCCTGCTCGCGGGCCGCGCCGATCTCTGCGCGCTCGGCCGGGCCCACCTCTACGACCCGCAGTGGACGCTGCACGCGGCGGCCGAGCAGGAGTACCGGGGTCCCGGCGCCGACTGGCCGGACCCCTGGGCCGCCGGGCGGCGTCGTCCGCCGACGGCGCGCACCGACAAGGTCCCGCCCCGCCTCTCGCTGCTGCGCGACGGCGCCGCCGGCACCGTCCACCTGCGCTGGACCCCGAACCGGCGCGACCAGGCAGAATGGTCGCGATGATCCCGGCCGACGAGAGCGCCCGCACGCGCCGCACGCGCACCGTCATGGTGAGCTTCCTCGGCGCCGTCGTGCGGCGCATGGGCGACTGGATGCCCATCGCCGGCACCGTCGACCTCATGGAGCAGCTCGGGCTCGACGCCCGGAGCGTCCGCACGGCGGTGTTCCGGCTCAAGCAGCGCGGCTGGCTCGCCGCCGAGAGCCGAGGCGGGAAGCGTGGCTACGCGCTCACGCCGGCGGCGGTGAAGGCGCTGGTCGCGGGCGACGAGATCATCTGGCACGCGCGCCAGCCGGCCAACCTCGACGACGGCTGGTGCATCGTCAACTTCTCCGTGCCCGAGTCCGAGCGCGCGAAGCGGCACCAGCTGCGCGCCCACCTGGCCTCGCTGGGCTTCGGGAACATCTCCACCGCGATGTGGATCGCGCCGGCCCGCATGCGCGGCGCCGCCGAGCAGGCCGTGCGCGAGCTCGGCCTCGACCGCTACGCCGCGATCTTCGTCGGCGCCTACGTGGCCGGTCAGGATCTGCGCACCCTGCTCTACGAGAGCTGGGACCTCGCCGGCATCGACCGCCGCTAC
Protein-coding sequences here:
- a CDS encoding AMP-binding protein translates to MTLSHSAYADTFARDNLPPAEQWPTMEFTTPDLDYPERLNAAAELVDRAVATYGADRPAVRTPAGELWTYGELRERADRVAHVLVDDLGLVPGNRVLIRSPNNPWTVAAWLGVLKAGGIAVTTMAALRERELTPIVEKTRPVIALVDHRFVDDVVAVRAAAAPDLRIVAYGGDADDDLTRRVATKPASFTAVDTAADDVALLGPTSGSTGTPKITMHFHRDVLSIDNTFGKHVLRLRPDDVVAASPPLGFTFGLGMLVVFTFRAGACAFLTEAAAPAQLADLISAHGVTVLATAPTAYRQIVRCGKGDQLAGLRVAVSAGEHLPKSTWQQLHDDHGLEVIDGIGATELLHIFISAAGDDIRPGATGKPVPGFRATILDADGAEAPAGVAGRLAVIGPVGCRYLDDPRQAGYVVGGWNVTGDTFVRDDDGYFWYRARTDDLIVSSGYNISGPEVEAAIDAHPDVVECGVVAAPDPERGSVVCAFVVLGEGVTGDDAKVEELQSFVKGELAPYKYPRKVLFLPALPRNTSGKLQRFKLRQLLETEPA
- a CDS encoding bifunctional salicylyl-CoA 5-hydroxylase/oxidoreductase, which produces MRIAIAGGGPGGLYFAALMKGLDPGHDVTVWERNAPDDTFGFGVVFSDETLGAIEGADPVIHDRMERGFARWTDIDVEVDGHAFTVGGQGFAAMGRKELLAILRERAAELGVTVHYRTPAPGPGELRASYDLVVAADGLNSTIRTKYADVFGPNLDRRANKYIWLGTDLVFEAFQFFVKQTPWGVMQIHGYPYSDQGSTFIVEMHEEVWRRAGFDATEHDDLPPGASDEYAVGRIAEIFADELRGHRVLTNNSKWLNFHTVRNERWYDGNVVLLGDAAHTAHFSIGSGTKLAMEDALALAACLHEQPGVGAALAAYQAERKPVVESTQRAAQASLEWFENIGMYVRQDRAQFVFNLLTRSRRITFGNLRERDPEFAARMEAEFARLHSARSVAPAMFQPVRIGPLELKNRVVVSPMDMYCAEDGRPNEFHLVHLGAKALGGAGLVMTEMVCVSPEGRISPGCTGIWTDEQRDAWRRVTDFVHTRSTAKIGLQLGHSGRKGSTKLMWEGMDEPLDDGNWEVVGPSALPYGDGCHLPREATRADLDQVVADFVAAAERGVAAGFDLIELHAAHGYLLSSFLSPVANRRTDEYGGALPNRLRFPLEVFDAVRRVVPGAIPVTVRISATDWVPGGTTEEDAVEIARAFAEHGAAAIDVSTGQVTKDEKPAFGRSYQTPFADRIRHQVAVPAGVAVIAVGAISSYDDVNSILLAGRADLCALGRAHLYDPQWTLHAAAEQEYRGPGADWPDPWAAGRRRPPTARTDKVPPRLSLLRDGAAGTVHLRWTPNRRDQAEWSR
- a CDS encoding PaaX family transcriptional regulator C-terminal domain-containing protein, whose translation is MIPADESARTRRTRTVMVSFLGAVVRRMGDWMPIAGTVDLMEQLGLDARSVRTAVFRLKQRGWLAAESRGGKRGYALTPAAVKALVAGDEIIWHARQPANLDDGWCIVNFSVPESERAKRHQLRAHLASLGFGNISTAMWIAPARMRGAAEQAVRELGLDRYAAIFVGAYVAGQDLRTLLYESWDLAGIDRRYREFVARFQPEIAALDASDAVAPERAFVTYLTAVDHWRKLPFRDPGLPREVLADDWSGPDALAVFERLVTLLEGRALAHAAGHWAPRAGVPA